Proteins from a genomic interval of Sphingobacterium sp. SYP-B4668:
- the mfd gene encoding transcription-repair coupling factor: MGIQEILNKYGQSGHTQALTKAIQAKNPKVHLKGLIGASDAVVATSSYCLQERPYLFILSTHEEASYFLSDLESLLDKQILFFPTSYRKAFDFTQLDAAHVLQRAETLSALNHTSELPKMVVTYPEAVAEKVINREDLQKNTLEINQHSKLSIDFINEFLSEYDFERVDFVYEPGQFAIRGGIVDIFSFSNDLPYRIEFFGDDIESIRTFSIEDQLSVHKIHKVTIVPNVQAKFLTTQNISLLEYIDSDSVIWIKDVQFMMDIIKDGYKKADQFWKALTEKERTQNPEWINPAYGLTDERTVSAMLQDFPLVEFGKQFYYKPDEIIKFDIHPQPSFNKDFNLLIHNFKENEKAGIQNLIFSDSPKQIERIYSILEDLDKGVSFIPLNKALREGFRDDELQLACYTDHQIFDRYYKYKRKKGYERTQAITLKELRDLKPGDYITHIDHGVGKYAGLEKVDVNGKSQEMIRLVYADNDLLYVNINSLNRISKYSGKEGTVPKMNKLGTDAWDKLKRTTKRKVKDIARDLIQLYAKRKAQTGNAFSPDTYLQNELEASFIYEDTPDQEKATTDVKKDMESPHPMDRLICGDVGFGKTEIAVRAAFKAVADSKQVAILVPTTILALQHYRTFTERLEGLPCNIDYINRFKTSKQIKDTLARLAEGKLDIIIGTHRLVSKDVKFKDLGLMIIDEEQKFGVSVKEKLKVMRANVDSLTLTATPIPRTLHFSLMGARDLSIISTPPPNRQPVQTELHVFNETLIQEAVSYELDRNGQVFFIHNRVADLKQLGAMIQKLVPGSRVGVAHGQLEGDDLEDVMLKFINHEYDVLVATTIIEAGLDIPNANTIIINHAHMFGLSDLHQMRGRVGRSNKKAFCYLLSPPLSTLTPEAYKRLSAIEEFSELGSGFNVAMRDLDIRGSGNLLGAEQSGFIAEIGFEMYHKILDEAIQELKEDEFTELFADEQERKYVTFTQIDTDLEVLIPDEYVTNISERYNLYTELSKIENEEQLVSFAKSMEDRFGPIPHEVFELFNTIRLQWFGKQIGLEKISYKKNTLKGFFVNNPKSSYYESDQFGKVIAFAQRNPTICNLKEIKGQLRIAFENIYTVGAALELLRDMSR; encoded by the coding sequence GTGGGAATTCAAGAAATATTAAATAAATATGGTCAAAGTGGACATACTCAAGCTTTGACTAAAGCCATTCAAGCTAAAAATCCGAAAGTTCATTTAAAAGGTCTTATTGGTGCGTCAGATGCTGTCGTAGCGACCTCTTCATACTGTCTACAAGAACGCCCGTATTTATTTATCTTATCCACCCATGAAGAAGCATCTTATTTTTTGAGTGACTTAGAGAGCCTTCTGGATAAACAGATTTTATTCTTTCCCACATCCTACCGGAAAGCATTTGATTTCACACAATTGGACGCCGCTCACGTCTTGCAACGGGCTGAAACATTAAGCGCACTCAACCATACCTCTGAACTCCCAAAAATGGTGGTCACCTACCCAGAGGCAGTGGCCGAAAAAGTAATCAATAGGGAGGACCTTCAAAAAAACACACTTGAAATCAATCAACACAGCAAGCTTTCTATTGACTTCATCAATGAATTCTTATCAGAGTACGATTTTGAAAGAGTAGATTTTGTTTATGAGCCTGGGCAATTTGCGATCCGAGGAGGTATTGTTGATATTTTTTCATTCTCCAATGACCTTCCGTATAGGATTGAGTTTTTTGGAGATGACATCGAGAGTATCCGCACCTTTAGTATCGAAGACCAGCTATCCGTCCATAAGATACATAAGGTCACAATAGTCCCGAATGTGCAAGCCAAATTTCTTACCACTCAAAATATCTCTTTGCTGGAATATATAGACAGCGATTCGGTCATTTGGATCAAGGATGTCCAGTTCATGATGGATATCATTAAGGATGGGTATAAGAAGGCTGATCAATTCTGGAAAGCTCTTACAGAAAAAGAACGAACGCAAAATCCGGAATGGATTAATCCAGCTTATGGGCTTACGGACGAGAGGACTGTCAGTGCGATGCTTCAAGATTTTCCACTTGTAGAATTCGGTAAGCAGTTTTATTATAAGCCTGATGAGATTATAAAATTTGACATACACCCTCAACCTTCTTTCAATAAAGACTTCAACCTGCTCATCCACAATTTCAAGGAGAACGAAAAAGCAGGTATCCAGAATTTAATTTTCTCGGATTCGCCCAAACAAATCGAGCGAATATATAGCATTCTAGAAGATTTGGACAAAGGGGTGTCTTTCATACCTCTCAATAAAGCACTACGAGAGGGTTTCCGGGATGATGAATTGCAGTTGGCCTGCTATACAGATCATCAGATATTTGACCGCTATTACAAATATAAGCGCAAAAAGGGTTATGAACGTACGCAAGCCATTACGCTCAAAGAACTCCGGGATTTAAAACCGGGAGATTATATTACCCATATAGATCATGGAGTTGGCAAGTATGCCGGCCTCGAAAAGGTAGATGTCAATGGAAAGTCGCAAGAGATGATACGTCTAGTATATGCGGACAATGACCTACTGTATGTGAACATCAACTCGCTGAATCGTATTTCCAAATATTCGGGAAAGGAAGGAACAGTTCCGAAAATGAATAAATTGGGGACTGATGCTTGGGACAAGCTAAAGAGAACTACAAAACGGAAAGTCAAAGATATAGCACGAGATCTGATTCAGCTATATGCAAAACGCAAGGCACAGACGGGTAATGCCTTCAGCCCAGACACCTATCTACAGAATGAATTAGAGGCGTCCTTTATCTACGAAGATACACCAGACCAAGAAAAGGCAACGACTGACGTCAAGAAGGATATGGAGTCACCTCATCCGATGGACAGACTTATTTGTGGAGATGTGGGGTTTGGTAAGACCGAGATTGCTGTACGGGCTGCTTTCAAAGCTGTTGCTGATAGTAAACAGGTCGCTATACTAGTCCCTACCACCATATTGGCACTGCAACATTACCGTACATTTACGGAAAGGTTAGAGGGCCTACCCTGCAATATTGATTACATCAACCGATTCAAGACAAGTAAACAGATTAAAGACACCCTGGCTAGACTGGCCGAAGGAAAGTTAGACATCATCATCGGCACCCATAGACTGGTGAGTAAAGATGTCAAATTCAAAGACTTGGGATTGATGATTATCGATGAGGAGCAAAAATTCGGAGTATCGGTCAAGGAAAAACTGAAGGTGATGCGTGCGAATGTAGACTCGCTAACGCTGACGGCAACACCTATACCACGAACATTACACTTCTCCTTGATGGGCGCGCGTGACCTTAGTATCATATCTACACCACCACCCAATCGACAACCGGTACAAACAGAGCTTCACGTTTTCAATGAAACCTTGATTCAAGAAGCCGTAAGTTATGAACTGGATAGAAATGGTCAGGTATTCTTTATCCATAATAGGGTAGCTGATCTGAAACAACTTGGGGCCATGATTCAAAAACTCGTGCCCGGATCGCGTGTTGGAGTAGCACACGGGCAGTTGGAGGGGGATGACCTTGAAGATGTGATGCTCAAATTCATCAATCATGAATATGATGTATTGGTAGCTACAACGATTATTGAAGCGGGCTTGGACATACCCAATGCCAACACTATTATTATCAATCATGCGCACATGTTTGGCTTGAGTGACCTTCACCAAATGCGTGGACGAGTTGGTCGATCTAATAAAAAGGCCTTCTGCTATCTACTGAGTCCGCCACTGTCCACTTTGACACCTGAAGCCTACAAAAGATTATCGGCTATAGAAGAATTCTCAGAACTGGGATCAGGATTCAATGTTGCCATGCGTGATTTAGACATACGGGGTTCGGGAAATTTACTTGGAGCCGAACAATCCGGCTTCATTGCCGAAATCGGATTTGAGATGTACCATAAAATTCTTGATGAGGCTATCCAAGAATTGAAAGAAGACGAATTCACGGAATTATTCGCAGATGAGCAGGAGCGTAAGTATGTCACATTTACACAAATTGACACCGATCTGGAAGTCCTGATTCCTGATGAATATGTAACCAATATCTCCGAACGCTATAATCTATATACGGAGCTGTCTAAGATTGAAAACGAAGAACAGTTAGTGTCCTTTGCAAAGTCAATGGAGGATAGATTTGGTCCTATTCCACACGAGGTATTTGAACTCTTTAACACAATCAGACTACAGTGGTTTGGGAAACAGATAGGGCTTGAAAAAATTTCCTACAAGAAAAATACTTTGAAAGGATTCTTTGTTAATAATCCTAAGTCGTCGTATTATGAATCGGATCAATTCGGAAAGGTAATTGCTTTTGCACAGCGCAACCCGACTATTTGCAATCTTAAAGAAATCAAGGGACAGTTACGAATTGCGTTTGAGAATATATATACGGTAGGTGCTGCACTGGAACTGTTGAGAGATATGAGTCGATAA
- a CDS encoding AraC family transcriptional regulator: protein MAIHIPVLDQCVLSHNHEGVLLVEDLASYLDRNSHLEFPHRHNFYQMLLFTKGAGTHSIDFEKFKITPWQIYFMLPGQIHRWDFEGEMQGYIVNFQPDFFKTFLLRPDLLNQFPFLSGMAKEQVFQIREQQQADVLSIMGRLISNRDLDFSRVGLLYLFKILDQQLDHVESGSVTDYNYMLLRNFQNLIEHNYQTMRLPKEYATLLYITPNHLNALSKQYLGASAGEIIRNRVLLEAKRLLVIKDYSISTIAYELNFNDNSYFTKFFKKIEGITPEEFRRRYAYNGAER, encoded by the coding sequence ATGGCAATACATATCCCCGTTTTAGATCAATGTGTGCTTTCGCACAATCATGAAGGAGTCCTTCTGGTAGAAGACTTGGCTTCTTATTTGGACCGAAACAGCCATCTTGAATTTCCACATCGGCATAATTTTTATCAGATGCTCTTGTTTACGAAAGGGGCAGGGACACACAGTATCGATTTCGAGAAATTTAAGATTACGCCCTGGCAGATTTATTTCATGCTCCCGGGACAGATACACCGCTGGGATTTTGAAGGAGAGATGCAAGGTTATATTGTCAATTTTCAACCTGATTTCTTTAAGACTTTCCTGTTACGGCCGGATTTGCTCAATCAATTCCCATTTCTATCTGGTATGGCCAAGGAACAAGTCTTTCAGATTCGGGAGCAACAGCAGGCTGACGTCCTATCAATCATGGGCCGGTTGATATCCAATAGGGATTTAGATTTTTCAAGAGTAGGTCTTTTGTATCTGTTCAAAATATTAGACCAACAATTAGACCATGTCGAATCCGGGTCTGTTACGGATTACAACTATATGCTATTGCGAAATTTTCAAAACCTCATCGAGCATAACTACCAAACAATGCGGTTGCCCAAAGAATATGCAACCTTACTGTATATTACTCCTAATCATCTGAATGCTTTGTCCAAACAGTATTTGGGAGCATCTGCAGGCGAGATTATCCGCAATAGGGTACTACTCGAAGCAAAGCGTCTATTGGTTATTAAGGATTACTCCATTAGTACAATAGCATACGAACTCAACTTTAATGATAATTCGTATTTCACCAAATTCTTTAAAAAGATTGAAGGGATTACACCGGAGGAGTTTAGAAGGAGATACGCATATAACGGTGCCGAGAGGTGA
- a CDS encoding DUF983 domain-containing protein — translation MENKYKISEFKSALDGKCPRCRKGDLFAAPLFSLKSKKMHQTCPNCGLKFEKEPGYFYVSMFISYAFNVAQLVTACVATYILTDNLESPWLYLAVCTIVSLLMAPFNYRYSRVVLLYWMTPAFKYRPDLYG, via the coding sequence ATGGAAAATAAATATAAAATATCTGAATTTAAAAGCGCGTTGGACGGTAAATGTCCACGCTGCCGCAAAGGAGATTTATTTGCAGCCCCTCTCTTCAGTCTGAAGTCAAAGAAAATGCATCAAACCTGTCCAAATTGCGGATTGAAATTTGAAAAAGAACCTGGATATTTCTATGTCTCCATGTTTATCAGCTATGCTTTTAATGTGGCACAGTTGGTGACGGCTTGTGTAGCAACATATATTTTGACCGATAACCTTGAGTCGCCTTGGTTATACCTAGCAGTCTGTACGATCGTTTCTTTGTTAATGGCCCCATTCAATTATAGATATTCGAGGGTAGTATTGCTTTATTGGATGACGCCTGCTTTTAAATACAGGCCCGATTTGTATGGGTAA